The Eublepharis macularius isolate TG4126 chromosome 3, MPM_Emac_v1.0, whole genome shotgun sequence genome has a window encoding:
- the ENDOD1 gene encoding endonuclease domain-containing 1 protein has translation MRLAFALCLLALAMPGLGRARVVRPEEAGFAECDSFFLAQAPPEGLPGPPAHVKVCQTYKGEPRFATLYSTRDKIPLYSAFKYTEAAASGEESWLVEPQIDDPKNGLEDMVQEAEITGSLENLGENQALSADYVDSGYERTHLNPISLHKGDHQVATNTLTNAVPVPSAVQETWDWEVSNLVSRGLAPHCEKGKDLYLISGAVPSSVKVKDKVSVPESLWLAACCDNGSKSWSLAFLKPVAAGSRLEDLSLEALEKKLPSGVNLFKNHCSKDRNDPKVLEAVQHSVKEIAAEEAQAKKTPSTQVTKETDEDSGFLKKLCGFFITPIIKLLQYICSFIWQLVKLIVSLLCKAVHSLLQAVWTFLKGICSVLLSIFVNLVQAIVCILNGIATNIYNVLMLLYRIVSIPLNLILDIVSFPFYTLGAVPVVLQDIASGLGGMFLLIIDAITGFFKGLSYIASTLAGKCLPNMSSEL, from the exons ATGCGGCTCGCCTTCGCGCTCTGCCTGCTGGCCCTGGCCATGCCGGGCTTGGGCCGCGCCCGGGTGGTGCGCCCGGAGGAAGCGGGCTTCGCCGAGTGCGACAGCTTCTTCCTGGCCCAGGCGCCCCCCGAGGGGCTGCCCGGGCCGCCTGCGCACGTGAAGGTCTGCCAGACGTACAAGGGCGAGCCGCGCTTCGCCACCCTCTACAGCACGCGCGACAAGATCCCTCTCTACTCGGCCTTTAAGTACACCGAGGCGGCCGCGAGCGGggaggagagctggctggtgGAACCGCAG ATAGATGATCCCAAAAATGGCCTGGAAGATATGGTGCAAGAAGCTGAGATCACTGGTTCATTGGAGAATTTGGGGGAAAACCAGGCCCTCAGTGCAGACTACGTGGATTCCGGCTATGAGAGAACACATCTGAACCCCATCTCTCTTCATAAGGGCGATCACCAGGTGGCCACAAACACACTGACCAATGCTGTCCCCGTGCCCTCAGCTGTCCAGGAAACTTGGGACTGGGAAGTCAGTAACCTAGTTAGCCGTGGTTTGGCTCCTCATTGTGAAAAAGGGAAAGACCTCTATCTCATTTCAGGAGCAGTTCCTTCCTCTGTCAAAGTCAAAGACAAGGTTTCCGTCCCTGAGTCTCTATGGCTGGCAGCCTGCTGCGACAATGGCTCCAAGTCCTGGTCTCTGGCGTTTTTGAAACCAGTGGCTGCTGGAAGCCGTCTAGAAGACCTATCCCTGGAAGCACTTGAAAAGAAGCTTCCTTCAGGAGTCAACTTGTTCAAGAACCACTGCAGCAAGGACAGAAATGATCCCAAGGTGCTGGAAGCAGTGCAGCACTCTGTCAAAGAGATAGCGGCCGAGGAAGCGCAAGCAAAAAAGACCCCCTCGACTCAAGTGACCAAGGAAACGGATGAAGACAGTGGCTTTTTGAAAAAGCTGTGTGGTTTCTTCATCACTCCTATCATCAAACTGCTGCAATACATCTGCAGCTTTATTTGGCAGCTTGTCAAATTGATTGTCTCTCTCCTGTGCAAGGCTGTTCACAGCCTTTTACAGGCAGTGTGGACTTTCCTCAAAGGAATCTGCTCTGTGCTGTTGAGTATCTTTGTCAATCTGGTGCAGGCGATCGTCTGCATTCTGAATGGCATCGCAACAAATATCTACAACGTTTTGATGCTTCTATACCGGATTGTCAGCATTCCTCTTAATCTGATCCTGGATATTGTGTCCTTCCCTTTTTACACTTTGGGCGCCGTCCCCGTTGTCCTCCAAGACATCGCTTCAGGTCTTGGAGGGATGTTTTTACTGATCATTGATGCCATCACTGGCTTTTTCAAGGGCCTAAGTTACATTGCTTCTACTCTAGCTGGAAAGTGTTTGCCTAATATGTCTTCTGAACTCTAA